The window GATGGTTCCGCGCTGATCGTCAGCGGCGGCGTCAACGGGGCGGTGCAACTCTGGGATGCCGACACCGGCGAGCCGGTCGGCCCGGCTCTGACCGGTCATGACGGCCCGGTGTACGTGATCGCCGCGCTCGCCGGCCGGCTGGTGACCGGCGGCGAGGACGCGACGGTGCGGGTGTGGGACCCGGCGACCGGCGAGCAGGTCGGCCCGGCGCTGCTCGGTCATACCGGGCCGGTGCTCACACTGGCGGTGGTGCCCCGACCCGGCCGGCCCGCGCTGATCGTCAGCGGCGGCAAGGACGAGAGCGTGCTGGTCTGGGAGCCCGCCCCGGAAGGAGCCGATCAGCGCGCGTCGTCGTGAGAACGCGGCGGCATCAGTCGCTGGAAGGCGGGAACCGCGGCGACGGCGACGCCGAAGTGCATGAGGATCAGCGCGATCACGCCGCCGGTCGTGGTGCCGGGCTGGGATTTCGAGCTCAGC of the Actinoplanes sichuanensis genome contains:
- a CDS encoding WD40 repeat domain-containing protein, which codes for MSALAALPRPDGSALIVSGGVNGAVQLWDADTGEPVGPALTGHDGPVYVIAALAGRLVTGGEDATVRVWDPATGEQVGPALLGHTGPVLTLAVVPRPGRPALIVSGGKDESVLVWEPAPEGADQRASS